Proteins found in one Salvia splendens isolate huo1 chromosome 10, SspV2, whole genome shotgun sequence genomic segment:
- the LOC121752863 gene encoding peptidyl-prolyl cis-trans isomerase FKBP43-like, whose translation MDISIDCDCDCVEEKTENQLMKLPNKGGMEDVLTQEIPIGEKVEDDRNPPNSCAMEVVLPPQVPNGDKIEEDGTKKEGLKRKMKKKEKNRRKKKTISPQVKNQTFGLVTEVLEKGDPNGKKVCKGAMVRVHVAMKIKDSDELPFRAWVYRLNLDNKRLIAGLRIGIIGMRVGDKRSYGDKGCKAGVPPNLWLVYEIKLLAHKRANL comes from the exons GAAGCTTCCTAATAAAGGTGGCATGGAGGATGTTCTTACACAGGAAATACCAATTGGTGAGAAAGTTGAGGATGATAG AAATCCTCCTAATTCTTGTGCCATGGAGGTTGTTCTACCACCACAAGTGCCAAATGGTGATAAAATTGAGGAAGATGG CACAAAGAAGgaaggtttgaaaagaaaaatgaagaagaaggagaagaataGAAGGAAAAAGAAAACCATATCACCCCAAGTAAAAAATCAAACGTTCGGTCTTGTCACAGAAGTATTGGAAAAGGGAGACCCTAACGGAAAGAAGGTTTGCAAAGGGGCAATG GTTAGAGTTCATGTAGCCATGAAGATCAAGGATAGTGATGAGCTGCCCTTTAGGGCATGGGTGTATAGATTGAACTTAG ATAATAAGAGACTCATCGCGGGGCTACGTATTGGTATAATAG ggATGCGTGTTGGTGATAAGAGAAG TTATGGAGACAAAGGTTGTAAGGCTGGAGTACCTCCCAATTTATGGCTTGTGTATGAGATTAAGTTGCTTGCTCATAAGCGTGCAAACctatga